In Arthrobacter sp. PAMC25284, a single genomic region encodes these proteins:
- a CDS encoding FAD-dependent oxidoreductase gives MTTRSAAPAAARLDTALGRFTMYRLVLLVLAVLAVYSLLLDLLGWLTFGLPEMLAHLVLCLGLTYASNRALAAVFHVRPHAESSLITGLLLYFLFWPTQLTDGVRLPDLAGVALACVLASASKYALAWRGRHIFNPAAAGAFLTGLTGLNIATWWAATPAMLWLVLPGVLLVLYRVRKLQMAAVFTVLTVGIVTFELLRAGLDTGTALWQAVAQRPVLFFVGFMLTEPLTLPPRRWQQLALAGVVALLFAVPFNLGLAANSPELALLVGNLLAFAAGQRGGIRLRFEGSRPLTPTTTEFRFRPTRPLRYAAGQYLELHLPHTRADGKGLRRIFSLTSAPGSPELRIGVGIAAPLSSAKRSLLALEPGEELTGTAVGGDFVLPRNRQAPVLLIAAGIGITPYLAQLGTSAARDRDVVLLYLVRSTDELAYADELERSGARVIVRLADGSAAPGFAQDAGDARLDAARLRELVPDISARDVFVSGSPASVRSLRSAARGAGARRIHVDSFAGY, from the coding sequence ATGACAACACGTTCAGCAGCTCCGGCTGCCGCCCGGCTGGACACGGCCCTGGGCCGGTTCACCATGTACCGGCTGGTTCTTCTGGTTCTCGCGGTCCTTGCCGTTTACAGCCTGCTGCTCGACCTTCTCGGCTGGCTGACGTTCGGGCTGCCGGAGATGCTCGCCCACCTGGTTCTCTGTCTCGGCCTGACCTATGCCTCCAACCGGGCACTGGCTGCGGTCTTCCATGTTCGCCCGCACGCGGAATCCTCGCTCATCACGGGCCTGCTGCTGTATTTCCTCTTCTGGCCCACACAGCTCACCGACGGCGTGCGGCTGCCGGACCTCGCGGGTGTGGCCCTGGCCTGCGTGCTGGCGTCAGCCTCGAAGTACGCCTTGGCCTGGCGCGGCCGGCACATCTTCAACCCTGCTGCTGCCGGCGCGTTCCTGACCGGCCTTACCGGCCTCAACATCGCAACCTGGTGGGCTGCGACCCCGGCCATGCTGTGGCTCGTCCTGCCAGGGGTGCTCCTGGTCCTCTACCGGGTCCGGAAACTGCAGATGGCCGCGGTATTCACGGTCCTCACCGTGGGCATCGTGACATTCGAACTGCTCCGTGCAGGTCTGGACACCGGTACGGCCCTGTGGCAGGCCGTCGCGCAACGTCCTGTCCTGTTCTTCGTCGGCTTTATGCTTACTGAGCCGCTCACCCTGCCGCCGCGGCGCTGGCAGCAGCTCGCGCTCGCCGGCGTCGTCGCGTTGCTCTTCGCCGTCCCATTCAATCTGGGGTTGGCGGCCAACTCCCCCGAGCTCGCGCTCCTGGTCGGGAACCTGCTGGCGTTTGCCGCCGGACAGCGTGGTGGCATCCGGCTCCGTTTCGAAGGCTCGCGCCCACTGACGCCGACGACGACGGAGTTCCGGTTCCGCCCGACCCGTCCCCTCCGGTATGCGGCCGGGCAGTACCTGGAACTGCATCTGCCCCACACCCGGGCCGATGGAAAGGGGCTGCGGCGGATTTTCAGCCTGACAAGTGCTCCTGGCTCTCCCGAGCTGAGGATCGGTGTGGGCATCGCCGCACCGCTGTCCTCCGCGAAGCGCTCGTTGCTGGCCCTGGAACCCGGCGAGGAACTGACCGGAACCGCCGTGGGCGGCGACTTTGTCCTGCCCCGGAACCGCCAGGCTCCGGTGCTGTTGATTGCCGCCGGCATCGGCATCACTCCTTACCTTGCCCAGCTGGGCACCAGCGCAGCCCGGGACCGTGACGTTGTCCTGCTGTATCTGGTCCGGAGCACCGACGAGCTGGCCTACGCGGACGAACTCGAACGCTCCGGAGCGCGCGTTATCGTCCGGCTCGCTGATGGGTCTGCCGCGCCCGGGTTCGCACAGGACGCCGGGGACGCCAGGCTCGATGCGGCCCGTCTCCGTGAGCTTGTGCCGGATATTTCCGCACGGGATGTCTTTGTGTCCGGTTCGCCCGCGAGTGTGCGGTCGCTGCGGTCCGCTGCCCGCGGTGCCGGCGCCCGCCGGATCCATGTCGATTCTTTCGCGGGCTACTGA
- a CDS encoding diaminopimelate decarboxylase → MNATPGHRAGPGSPLAPEWLQVPADLNALQEPLWAAGVARNNDGELSIDGLSVSELQRQFGTPLFVMSETDFRARARAFSDAFNEAFADICGGVDVYYAGKSFLCTSVVRWVEEEGLRLDTASGGELAVAARAGIPGADVALHGNNKSDAEINRALDMGLGRIVVDSLAELDRVAAIAAHRGDTAKVMLRLTPGVHAHTHEFIATAHEDQKFGLSMAGDSTEKAGLSAAEEAVAAAAGYGSIELLGLHCHIGSQIFEPDGFALAAVKLLEFLAAMQTKYSIVLPELDLGGGYGIAYTPVDTPRPAADIAQAMAAVVRSKCAELDIVPPRISIEPGRAIVGSSTFTLYEVGTLKTIRVDAPVADDAAVDAADSAKEGAEDGTAGAVSTARGAAAGKNVTHPRRYVSVDGGMSDNPRPVLYDADYSAILASRTSDAAPQLSRVVGKHCESGDIVVRDVYLPEDVAAGDLLAVPGTGAYCWALSSNYNYLARPGVVAVRDGSARLIVRGETEEDLLNRDMGV, encoded by the coding sequence ATGAACGCAACCCCCGGGCACCGGGCCGGGCCGGGTTCGCCGCTGGCACCGGAGTGGCTGCAGGTTCCCGCGGACCTGAATGCCCTCCAGGAACCGCTGTGGGCAGCCGGTGTCGCCCGGAACAACGACGGCGAACTCAGCATCGACGGGCTCTCCGTCAGCGAGCTCCAGCGCCAGTTCGGCACACCGTTATTCGTGATGAGCGAGACGGACTTCCGGGCCAGGGCCCGGGCGTTCAGCGACGCCTTCAACGAGGCCTTCGCGGACATCTGCGGCGGCGTGGACGTCTACTACGCCGGTAAATCGTTCCTGTGCACCTCCGTTGTCCGGTGGGTGGAGGAAGAAGGGCTCCGGCTCGACACCGCCTCCGGCGGGGAACTCGCCGTCGCGGCCCGCGCGGGTATTCCCGGCGCCGACGTCGCGCTGCACGGCAACAACAAATCCGACGCCGAGATCAACCGGGCCCTGGACATGGGACTGGGCCGGATCGTGGTGGACAGCCTGGCCGAGCTGGACCGGGTTGCCGCGATCGCCGCCCACCGGGGTGACACCGCCAAAGTGATGCTCCGGCTGACCCCCGGGGTCCACGCCCACACCCACGAGTTCATCGCCACCGCGCACGAGGACCAAAAGTTTGGTCTCTCAATGGCCGGCGACTCCACCGAGAAGGCCGGGTTGTCCGCGGCCGAGGAAGCCGTGGCCGCAGCCGCCGGCTACGGCAGCATCGAACTGCTGGGCCTGCACTGCCATATCGGCTCCCAGATATTCGAACCCGACGGATTCGCCCTCGCCGCCGTGAAGCTGCTGGAGTTCCTGGCCGCCATGCAGACCAAGTACTCAATTGTGCTGCCGGAGCTGGACCTCGGAGGCGGCTACGGGATTGCCTACACGCCGGTGGACACGCCGCGGCCCGCAGCGGACATCGCGCAGGCGATGGCCGCCGTCGTCCGGTCCAAGTGCGCGGAGCTGGACATTGTCCCGCCCCGGATTTCAATCGAACCGGGCCGCGCCATCGTCGGCAGCAGCACGTTTACGCTCTATGAAGTCGGCACGCTTAAGACCATCCGCGTTGATGCCCCCGTCGCAGACGACGCTGCAGTCGACGCTGCAGACAGCGCCAAAGAGGGTGCTGAAGACGGCACCGCAGGCGCCGTCAGCACCGCACGCGGCGCCGCGGCCGGGAAGAACGTTACGCACCCCCGCCGGTATGTGTCGGTGGACGGCGGGATGAGCGACAACCCCCGGCCGGTGCTGTACGACGCGGATTATTCGGCGATTCTGGCATCACGGACTTCGGACGCGGCTCCGCAGCTGTCCCGCGTGGTGGGCAAACATTGCGAGAGCGGCGACATAGTTGTTAGAGATGTATATCTGCCCGAGGACGTGGCAGCCGGTGATCTGCTCGCTGTACCGGGGACCGGCGCCTACTGCTGGGCCCTGTCAAGCAACTACAACTATCTGGCCCGGCCGGGCGTTGTCGCTGTGCGCGACGGATCTGCCCGGCTCATTGTCCGCGGGGAAACCGAAGAAGATCTGCTCAACCGCGACATGGGAGTCTGA
- a CDS encoding M4 family metallopeptidase: protein MFCSIVPPYLLRRVASLREPQLTGAAEAARKALRHAHTFQETREQLAPATPPAPPGLHGAKPGPPERTIYNAGSIEELPGTIVRKEGAPPTGDPAADEAYEGLGHTHRLYTDAFGRDSIDGRGLPLIATVHYGERYDNAFWDGRQMVFGDGDGQIFDRFTKSLSVIGHELAHGVTQYSAGLVYRYQAGALNESMSDVFGALVEQYAKQQSSAEASWLIGEGLFTDQVQGSALRSMKAPGTAYDDDILGKDPQPDSMDSYIRTSADNGGVHLNSGIPNRAFCLVAIALGGNAWDAPAQIWYETLTGGSLSPKATFRTFARATAGTAKERYGTGSKEHDAVRSAWETVKVKL, encoded by the coding sequence ATGTTCTGTTCCATCGTTCCTCCGTACCTGCTCCGCCGCGTGGCGTCCCTGCGCGAACCTCAGCTCACCGGGGCCGCCGAGGCTGCCCGGAAAGCCCTCCGGCACGCCCACACTTTCCAGGAAACCCGTGAGCAGCTGGCTCCCGCCACTCCCCCGGCACCCCCGGGCCTGCACGGGGCCAAGCCCGGTCCGCCGGAGCGAACCATCTACAACGCCGGTTCCATCGAGGAACTCCCCGGCACCATTGTCCGAAAAGAGGGGGCGCCGCCGACCGGCGACCCTGCGGCAGACGAAGCCTACGAGGGGTTGGGGCACACCCACCGGCTTTACACGGATGCCTTCGGCCGCGACTCCATCGACGGCCGCGGGCTGCCGCTCATCGCCACCGTGCACTACGGCGAGCGCTATGACAACGCCTTCTGGGACGGCCGGCAAATGGTCTTCGGGGACGGGGACGGGCAGATCTTCGACCGCTTCACGAAGTCACTGAGCGTGATCGGCCACGAGCTGGCGCACGGGGTGACGCAGTATTCGGCCGGACTCGTCTACCGGTACCAGGCCGGCGCCCTGAACGAATCGATGTCCGACGTTTTCGGCGCCCTGGTGGAGCAGTACGCGAAACAGCAGTCCAGCGCCGAGGCGAGCTGGCTGATCGGGGAAGGCCTCTTCACGGATCAGGTCCAAGGTTCTGCCCTGCGCTCCATGAAGGCGCCCGGAACCGCCTACGACGACGATATTCTCGGCAAGGACCCGCAGCCCGACTCGATGGATTCATACATCCGGACCAGCGCAGACAACGGCGGGGTGCACCTGAACTCAGGCATTCCGAACCGGGCGTTCTGTCTCGTTGCCATTGCGTTGGGCGGCAATGCCTGGGACGCGCCCGCGCAGATCTGGTACGAAACCCTGACCGGCGGATCTCTCTCGCCCAAGGCCACCTTCAGGACTTTCGCCCGGGCGACGGCCGGTACAGCCAAGGAGCGCTACGGAACGGGCTCGAAAGAGCATGACGCGGTGCGGTCTGCATGGGAAACTGTGAAGGTAAAGCTCTAA
- a CDS encoding homoserine dehydrogenase encodes MTELRTLKVALLGCGNVGAQVARILLEDAEALASRTGARLELTGIAVRNLDTKRDVELPQELFTTDAESLVKDADLVVELMGGIEPARSLILSALRSGACVVTGNKALIAQDGATLHEEADRAGVQLSYEAAVAGAIPILRPIRDSLSGDRITRVLGIVNGTTNFILDQMDSTGAQFADALAEAQRLGYAEADPTADVEGHDAASKAAILAALSFHTRFALDDVYCEGISSVSAADIAAAKDAGFVIKLLAIAEKLTDEQGATGVSVRVHPTLLPRDHPLAAVRGAFNAVFIEAENAGELMFYGQGAGGTPTASAVLGDLVSAARRIVLGGPAGTETTTGHVAALPIDAAVTSYYIGLDVADQPGVLARIAQLFAEHGVSIEIMRQTIHRAEDSSVESAELRIVTHRATEAALAATVEAVKRLDVINTVTSVLRVEGV; translated from the coding sequence ATGACTGAATTGCGAACCCTGAAAGTAGCCCTGCTCGGCTGCGGCAACGTCGGGGCCCAGGTTGCACGAATTCTCCTCGAAGACGCCGAGGCGTTGGCCTCCCGGACGGGGGCACGTCTGGAGCTGACCGGCATTGCCGTCCGGAACCTCGACACCAAGCGCGACGTCGAACTGCCGCAGGAGCTGTTCACCACCGACGCCGAATCGCTGGTCAAGGATGCCGACCTCGTGGTGGAGCTGATGGGCGGGATCGAACCGGCCCGCAGCCTGATCCTCAGCGCCCTGCGGAGCGGTGCTTGCGTCGTCACCGGCAATAAGGCGCTGATTGCGCAGGACGGCGCGACACTGCACGAGGAAGCGGACCGCGCCGGCGTGCAGCTCTCCTACGAGGCAGCCGTTGCCGGGGCCATCCCCATCCTGCGGCCTATCCGGGACAGCCTCTCCGGCGACCGGATCACGCGCGTGCTCGGGATCGTCAACGGCACCACGAACTTCATCCTGGACCAGATGGACTCCACGGGAGCGCAGTTCGCCGACGCACTGGCCGAAGCACAGCGCCTGGGTTACGCCGAAGCCGACCCCACCGCCGACGTCGAAGGCCATGATGCCGCCTCCAAGGCCGCCATCCTTGCCGCTCTTTCCTTCCACACCCGGTTCGCCCTGGATGATGTCTATTGCGAGGGCATCAGTTCGGTCAGCGCTGCCGACATCGCCGCAGCGAAAGACGCCGGGTTCGTCATCAAGCTGCTCGCCATTGCCGAGAAACTCACCGACGAGCAGGGCGCCACGGGCGTCTCCGTCCGGGTCCACCCGACGCTGCTCCCGCGGGACCACCCGCTGGCAGCTGTCCGTGGTGCGTTTAATGCGGTCTTCATCGAAGCCGAGAACGCCGGCGAACTGATGTTCTACGGCCAGGGTGCCGGCGGGACCCCGACAGCCTCGGCCGTGCTGGGCGACCTCGTGTCCGCCGCCCGCCGGATTGTCCTGGGTGGCCCGGCCGGTACGGAAACCACCACCGGCCACGTCGCCGCGCTGCCCATCGACGCTGCTGTCACGAGCTACTACATCGGACTCGACGTCGCGGACCAGCCCGGCGTCCTGGCCCGCATTGCCCAACTCTTTGCAGAGCACGGCGTTTCCATCGAGATCATGCGGCAGACCATCCACCGGGCCGAGGACTCCTCTGTGGAGTCCGCGGAGCTGCGGATTGTGACGCACCGTGCAACCGAGGCTGCCCTGGCAGCAACCGTCGAGGCCGTCAAGCGCCTGGACGTCATCAATACCGTCACATCCGTACTGCGGGTAGAAGGGGTCTAA
- a CDS encoding sodium:proton antiporter, with protein sequence MSELLIISVVVFGFAMVSGRLSLSPVTAPMVFTAVGVLLGAVGGPWFHLDLESEAVSLLVEATLVLVLFTDAVRIDLRMLRRQILLPARLLGIGLPLTIVLGTLAAAALFGRLTIVEAALIAAILAPTDAALGQAVVSDKRLPVRIRQGLNVESGLNDGIMVPIVTVFLAIAATETGATAGKWGLFAAQQVGFGILAGALAGVLGGWLLHRFASAGFVDGIYRQLATIAIAVAAFTSAGVVGGNGFIAAFVAGLAFSHVAREQCKNVQDFTEDEGELLGSMTFLVFGAVLAAPVLGSLTWQIALYVVLSLTVVRMLPVLVALAGSRTRFETRLFIGWFGPRGLASILFALLVFEQLSGTVADAVFSVAVWTILVSVFAHGITASPWTSRLARRLNEAPASAPEMVEVGEMLTRRRL encoded by the coding sequence ATGTCAGAGCTCCTGATCATTTCGGTTGTTGTTTTCGGCTTTGCCATGGTGTCTGGGCGGCTGTCCCTGTCGCCGGTCACGGCACCGATGGTATTTACCGCGGTCGGAGTTCTGCTCGGTGCGGTCGGCGGGCCGTGGTTTCACCTTGATTTGGAGAGCGAGGCGGTCTCCTTGCTGGTGGAGGCCACCCTCGTGCTGGTCCTTTTCACGGATGCCGTGCGCATCGACCTGAGGATGCTGCGACGCCAGATCCTGCTCCCCGCACGTCTGTTGGGTATCGGGCTGCCGCTCACTATCGTGCTTGGGACCCTCGCTGCTGCCGCGCTGTTCGGGCGGCTCACGATCGTCGAGGCGGCGCTCATCGCCGCCATCCTTGCGCCGACCGACGCCGCGCTTGGCCAGGCCGTGGTGAGCGACAAACGGCTGCCGGTGCGCATCCGGCAGGGACTGAATGTGGAGAGCGGCCTCAACGACGGAATAATGGTTCCGATAGTGACGGTGTTCCTTGCGATCGCAGCGACGGAGACGGGTGCGACTGCGGGCAAGTGGGGCCTGTTTGCTGCGCAGCAGGTCGGATTCGGGATCCTCGCCGGGGCTCTGGCTGGGGTGCTCGGCGGGTGGCTGCTCCACCGCTTCGCCTCGGCCGGCTTTGTCGACGGAATCTACCGCCAGCTCGCGACGATCGCGATTGCTGTCGCTGCGTTCACGAGCGCAGGAGTGGTGGGGGGAAACGGGTTCATCGCTGCCTTCGTTGCCGGGCTTGCGTTCAGTCATGTCGCTCGCGAACAATGCAAAAACGTTCAAGACTTCACAGAGGACGAGGGTGAACTCCTGGGGTCCATGACGTTTCTGGTGTTTGGTGCGGTGTTGGCTGCCCCGGTGCTCGGGTCGTTGACCTGGCAGATCGCACTGTACGTTGTGCTTTCATTGACCGTAGTGCGGATGCTGCCGGTGCTGGTCGCGCTCGCCGGGTCCCGCACCCGCTTCGAGACCCGCCTGTTCATCGGGTGGTTCGGGCCGAGAGGGTTGGCGTCAATCCTGTTCGCACTCCTGGTCTTCGAGCAGTTGAGCGGGACCGTGGCCGACGCAGTGTTTTCCGTTGCGGTGTGGACGATTCTGGTGAGTGTGTTTGCTCACGGCATCACGGCGAGCCCGTGGACGTCACGACTCGCCCGTCGCCTGAATGAGGCACCAGCTTCCGCACCTGAAATGGTTGAGGTTGGCGAGATGCTGACCCGCCGCCGCCTGTGA
- a CDS encoding FAD:protein FMN transferase: protein MPHPGWVSFTFDGIGTGWEISTPSTLSADIRQRLLDVVTGYDAAWSRFRIDSLVATIARCPGRYELPAGATDLGRLYGTLYRLTGGAMTPLVGGSLAQLGYDARYSLRAAGPPLPAPRWEDVLHWQGSVVTTAAPVTIDVGAAGKGQLADLLSAELNACGHGEHFIDASGDLLNRGPDPVRIALEHPADHGQGIGTVMLGPGALCASAANRRVWGEGLHHVLDGTTGSPVRSVVASWAMAGTAMVADALATALFFVEGARLQREFDFAWLTVYSDGHAEFSADFEGTLFS, encoded by the coding sequence GTGCCGCATCCAGGCTGGGTGTCGTTCACGTTCGATGGAATCGGAACCGGCTGGGAAATCTCGACGCCGTCCACGCTGTCCGCCGACATTAGGCAACGCCTGCTTGACGTCGTGACCGGCTATGACGCCGCCTGGTCCCGGTTCCGGATCGACTCGCTCGTAGCCACCATCGCGCGCTGCCCGGGGCGTTATGAACTCCCCGCCGGGGCGACGGACCTGGGCCGGCTCTATGGCACCCTCTACCGGCTCACCGGCGGCGCCATGACACCGCTGGTCGGCGGAAGCCTGGCGCAGCTTGGCTACGATGCGCGGTACTCGCTGCGCGCGGCCGGTCCGCCGCTGCCCGCGCCGCGGTGGGAGGACGTCCTGCACTGGCAGGGGTCCGTCGTGACCACCGCCGCCCCCGTCACCATCGACGTCGGCGCTGCCGGCAAGGGTCAACTGGCTGATTTGCTGTCCGCCGAGCTGAACGCCTGCGGCCACGGCGAGCATTTCATCGACGCCAGCGGGGACCTGCTGAACCGGGGACCGGACCCCGTGCGGATCGCCCTGGAGCATCCCGCCGACCACGGCCAGGGAATTGGCACCGTGATGCTCGGCCCGGGAGCCTTGTGCGCCTCGGCCGCCAACCGTCGGGTCTGGGGCGAAGGCCTCCATCATGTCCTCGACGGCACCACCGGATCACCTGTCCGGTCCGTCGTCGCCAGCTGGGCGATGGCCGGGACGGCGATGGTCGCCGATGCGCTCGCAACCGCGCTCTTTTTCGTCGAAGGTGCCAGGCTGCAGCGCGAGTTCGATTTTGCCTGGCTCACCGTGTATTCGGACGGACACGCCGAATTCTCCGCCGATTTCGAGGGGACACTTTTCTCATGA
- a CDS encoding Gfo/Idh/MocA family protein has protein sequence MALEHYIAGPILDVSTEHALRPLSSSWQTHVWILCCTEEKAREYADKHGIPQSFGSYEALLASPDIDAVYIALPNALHLEWILKSLDAGKHVLCEKPLAMSAAECEEIARRADETGLKVLEGFMYRFHPRFEKLQELLAAHAVGQLTFVHVGHSFDAGGDDNIRWYTGLGGGALFDAGSYCVNVSRMVTAQEPAHVAAFGNYRDANDGGRIDTSIAGMLRFPGSATALLDTGVNLERRNFLELTGTGGRLYLNNPFGLLEEDSVLEEHHFGQDTIYHEVKGENHFVRMGEHFADSVLNGTPLRYDLTDAANNARVLEALDKAAREHDGGV, from the coding sequence ATGGCTCTTGAGCACTACATTGCGGGCCCGATACTGGACGTATCGACGGAGCACGCACTGAGGCCATTGAGTAGCTCATGGCAGACCCACGTGTGGATATTGTGTTGCACCGAGGAAAAGGCCAGGGAGTACGCCGATAAGCACGGCATCCCACAGTCGTTTGGCTCTTATGAGGCGCTGCTCGCTTCCCCGGACATCGACGCTGTCTACATTGCGTTGCCGAACGCACTGCACCTCGAGTGGATTCTAAAATCCCTGGACGCAGGCAAGCACGTCCTCTGTGAAAAACCCTTGGCGATGAGCGCCGCCGAGTGCGAGGAGATTGCGCGCAGGGCCGACGAGACCGGGCTCAAAGTCCTGGAAGGCTTCATGTACCGTTTCCACCCGCGGTTCGAAAAGCTGCAAGAGCTGCTCGCGGCCCATGCAGTGGGCCAACTGACATTCGTCCACGTCGGTCACTCCTTCGACGCGGGCGGGGACGACAACATCCGCTGGTACACCGGGCTCGGCGGAGGCGCACTTTTCGATGCGGGGTCCTACTGCGTCAACGTCAGCCGGATGGTCACGGCGCAGGAGCCGGCTCACGTCGCCGCCTTTGGCAACTACCGCGACGCCAACGACGGAGGTCGAATCGACACCAGCATCGCGGGCATGCTGCGCTTTCCCGGCAGCGCCACGGCGCTTCTTGACACCGGAGTGAACCTCGAGCGACGCAACTTTCTGGAGCTCACCGGCACCGGTGGCCGGCTCTACCTCAACAATCCTTTTGGGCTCCTGGAGGAGGACTCGGTCCTGGAGGAGCACCACTTCGGGCAGGACACCATCTATCACGAGGTCAAGGGCGAAAACCACTTCGTACGGATGGGCGAACACTTCGCCGACAGCGTCCTGAACGGTACGCCGCTCCGCTACGACCTCACGGACGCGGCCAACAACGCGCGGGTGTTGGAAGCTCTCGACAAGGCAGCGCGGGAACACGATGGGGGCGTCTGA
- the argS gene encoding arginine--tRNA ligase: MTPEELSLAISACLKDAVAGGDIALSASDIPDEVRVERPKNRDHGDWATNIALQLAKAAGTNPRELASVLSARLKSIDGVSAVDIAGPGFLNITVDAAAAGALARAIVDAGPAYGTNSALAGHVVNMEFVSANPTGPLHIGHTRWAALGDSVARVLRASGADVTAEYYINDAGSQMNVFAHSVLARLHGRDVPEGGYPGGYIADLGHEVLTRHPDIRELTDVAALPVIRGAAYKAQLQDIKQTLAEFGVAFDVFFSEQELHDAGAIADAVARLREQGHVYDDGGAVWLRTTDFGDDKDRVMIRANGEPTYFAADAAYYLSKKDRGYTEKIYLLGADHHGYIHRLKAIAAAAGDDPDVNIEVLIGQLVSVNGAKLSKRAGNIIELKDLISWLGKDAVRYSLARFPADSPLTLDPELLKKHSNENPVFYVQYAHARSRGTARNAVAAGVERRVDGRDRFEAALLDHATENELLSYLGSYPSIVAKAAELREPHRVARHLEVIAGAYHRWYDACRVAPQGEDVITDLHRTRLWLNDATSQVLANGLELLGVSAPERM, encoded by the coding sequence GTGACCCCAGAAGAACTCTCCCTCGCCATATCCGCCTGCCTGAAAGACGCCGTCGCCGGCGGCGACATCGCGCTGTCAGCCTCGGACATTCCGGACGAGGTGCGCGTCGAACGCCCGAAGAACAGGGATCACGGCGATTGGGCCACCAACATCGCCCTGCAGCTGGCCAAGGCAGCGGGCACCAACCCGCGGGAATTGGCCTCCGTGCTCAGCGCCCGGCTGAAGTCCATCGACGGCGTCTCCGCCGTTGACATCGCCGGCCCCGGGTTCCTCAACATCACCGTGGATGCGGCCGCCGCGGGCGCGCTGGCCCGGGCGATCGTGGACGCGGGCCCGGCCTACGGCACCAACTCGGCGCTCGCCGGACACGTGGTCAACATGGAATTTGTCTCAGCCAACCCCACCGGGCCGCTGCACATCGGCCACACCCGCTGGGCGGCGCTGGGCGACTCGGTTGCCCGGGTCCTGCGGGCGTCCGGGGCGGACGTCACCGCGGAGTACTACATCAACGACGCCGGATCGCAGATGAATGTCTTCGCGCATTCTGTCCTCGCCAGGCTGCACGGCCGGGATGTGCCGGAGGGCGGCTACCCCGGCGGATACATCGCAGACCTCGGCCACGAGGTCCTGACCCGCCACCCGGACATCCGTGAACTCACCGACGTCGCGGCGCTCCCGGTGATCCGCGGTGCGGCCTACAAGGCGCAACTGCAGGACATCAAGCAGACGCTGGCGGAGTTCGGCGTCGCCTTCGACGTGTTCTTCTCCGAACAGGAGCTCCACGACGCCGGTGCGATTGCTGACGCCGTCGCACGGCTGCGCGAGCAGGGACATGTCTACGACGACGGCGGTGCGGTCTGGCTGCGCACCACGGACTTCGGTGACGACAAAGACCGCGTGATGATCCGCGCCAACGGCGAGCCCACCTACTTCGCCGCCGATGCCGCGTACTACCTCTCCAAGAAAGACCGTGGCTACACGGAAAAGATCTACCTCCTCGGCGCCGATCACCACGGCTACATCCACCGGCTCAAGGCGATCGCTGCCGCCGCGGGCGATGATCCCGACGTCAACATCGAGGTCCTGATCGGGCAGCTGGTCTCCGTCAACGGCGCCAAACTGTCCAAGCGCGCGGGCAACATCATCGAGCTCAAGGACCTCATCTCCTGGCTGGGCAAGGACGCAGTTCGTTACTCGCTGGCCCGCTTTCCGGCCGATTCGCCGCTGACCCTGGACCCGGAACTGCTCAAGAAGCACAGCAACGAAAACCCGGTCTTCTATGTCCAGTACGCGCATGCCCGATCGCGCGGAACGGCCCGTAACGCCGTGGCAGCAGGCGTCGAGCGCCGTGTTGACGGCAGAGACCGCTTCGAGGCCGCGCTGCTGGACCACGCGACGGAGAATGAACTCCTGTCCTATCTCGGCAGCTACCCCTCGATCGTGGCCAAGGCCGCGGAACTGCGCGAACCGCACCGCGTTGCCCGGCACCTGGAAGTTATTGCCGGCGCCTACCACCGCTGGTACGACGCCTGCCGCGTGGCGCCCCAGGGCGAGGACGTGATCACTGATCTCCACCGCACGCGGCTGTGGCTCAATGACGCCACCAGCCAGGTGCTGGCCAACGGACTGGAACTGCTGGGCGTTTCGGCGCCGGAACGGATGTGA